tttataaatcagATGTCCAAAGATAGGAGTTTaggcaaaaataacaaaaaaattaatgaaaagaatTCGAACTCAAAACCTCTTGTACACACAcacaacacttaaccactgaatcAAATTAACTTTCTTGacataattttcacaaatttaactaaaaagcCAAATGTAATCACTCATGGTTTCACAAACTCAATTTTTTCTAATTCGATTTTTGTGATGcgacaataatttttaaaacatttaaaaaaattataaagatttagtgattataaattattattaaaaattttaaaaaatatattaaaaggtcATTGTTGATGGTTGTGGTGTGATGATGATTAACAGCTCACTTGGTTGCAAGACGGAGAGTCGTTGGTGATGGTTAGAAGATATTTTTGGGCTTAATTGGTATAGAAAAGGAGtaagaataaaagacaaaagaaggatgatgatgatgagagGGAGACGCCCTTTTTGGATGGGGTGTTGGCTTATAAACTTAGATCTTAGAGTGCCACATATCATTCGACTATAGATGATTAAAAGTGGTAAAGTCAATTGGTTTGATAGGGTAGTTCTCAAAAAGAGAAATTCCCGAGAAGTATTCTCAAGGTGTAAGGTACAACAATCATAAaactcataaaataattataaaaaaaatgactaGTGGATCATACTTGTATGCTTTTCTTCTACTTGTTTCATTTCAATCCACTATGatctaaatatgattttttatttttattagtttaatttttaatttatattcacATAATAACAAACAAACaccaatataaatatatattaacttagatgataaatacaaattcaaatagCAACTTgatccaaaaaataaattaattaccaattaagtatttttatacaaaatgaagaagcaaactaaataaattaataaataaattttttttacttatttccaatttagttggttaaaaacaaataatatttcttTAGTTACAACtcagaaaaaaaattggtgtCAATTGCAATCTGTGTTTTGATGGGAAGGCGTATCATCATCAACTCGACCCGAATTAGGTTGACGGGAAGCCCGACCCGAACCCATCATACCCATCATGCTAGCCAAGCTAGCAAATGCAAAAACCGATTGTAAAAATTCCAAACCATTGATCTCTCCACCCTCCATTCTTCGCCGGCCACCATCACCCTCACCACCTTCTATTTCAGCCGTCTCAGGCGGCATCATGAAGCGACAAACCGGGCATAACCCATGGATCAACAACCACTTCTCAATACAACCCGAATGAAACACATGCTTACATGGCATCTCCCTTGCCTCTTCTTCTACTTCGAACTCTTCCAAACAAATACAACAATCCTTGCCACTCTCTTCCACTTTTATCCTTGGCATTGCTTCTATGGAAGCTTTAGAAGCCGGCGCCGGCCCAGGCTTATTATCGCCGACGGCCCCAACGCCGCCGATCTGGAAAACTACGTAAACTACAGGACGAGGTTGTTGGGTCTGGGTAGGAGCTTCCGCCATATTAACTAGGAAAAAcgaagtttttttttctttttttccccccttttttGACCAGGAAAAGCCAGAGAAACTTAAAGAatctgaagaagaagaagaagaataagaagaaagaaaattttgaattgaataaaaatgaggGGGAAAGAGAAGATTTTTATAGAGGGAATCGAGAAGGCAGATCGGAACATTCGGGAACAGGATGTTTGATGATTTCGTatgaaattaagtaaaacaGATTCTAGaagtttctattttattaatatattttatctgaAATTTCTTTTGACAGAATGTATTTTATATCTTAATTGGTAAAACAGAAAAGGTGTATAAAGTTACCCTactcttttaaaattcaacttttatactttagacatttaattttatatttttttatttaaaaattttggatccatcatctaattttatcattaaggCTGTGTTTGATAGGGGGAAAACCAATTCCGGAATTGATTTTACATATTTTCCAGTGTTTGATAGcaggaaaatatttttcttttgtaaaattaattccGCAACACGGGAAAACCTATTACAAATTTGGGGAAAATATTTTACGCTTTTAAActcggtaagacattttccggaaaatgatGCCTTCTTCTCCCCTTTCCCCTTTCCCTTCCCCTTCCCTTTTCCCTTCCCCTTGGATTGCAACCTCTTCCGGTTCCTCCTTAATCCAGGTAAggctccttcttcttcttccgttcttcattcctttttcttcttctgttcttcatcttctcttctcAGCACATTCTGTTTTGTTTCCTCTCTTCCTCTCTCGTTCTTTGAtttctaacatttttattttaataaattatgctGATTGTCATCAAATTGAGAGAAAGTATAGTAGCCGATGAAGATTACAGATTATCTATTGGGCTATTCGCCTCCTATTTGGACGACTTTTCTTGCTGgatgatattttggttatattttggTTATATACAGATGGTTGAAGCCCAAGTGGAGCCGCCCTATCCTCCAGATTATGAAGGTAAGTTAGCACAGCTTTGCAACTTCTTTCTTGCTTCAAGTTGTGTTAAAGATTAACAGTATTTCTTTACGAGCTGATATTGGAAATTTCCTCTTCATATTCCGAGACTTTACTCTGTTCCTGTccacttttcttttattgtttcttaACTAATCTCAACCAAACAGTAAATTGCAGGTTTGGTTCATTTGAGTATGTACTTGAGTGTTTAGAATTATCCTGTGATTTGCTTGTAAATTTGTACCAACCCAATACTAGTTCCTCCAATTGCTTCTCAaatatttgttcttttctttctgGGTTTGTAGTAAAGAGCTCTTCGTGAGATAGCAACAGAACTTGGGAAGAAGGATTGGAATTACAATGAAAACCCTTGCAACAATAAGTCAAGTTGGTTTACTCCACCGCCGCCGCCAAATGTGCCTGAGGCCATTAACAACAGTACTGTCACCTGCAATTGCTCCTTCCCCAATGGTGAATGTCATATTGATGGCATGTAAGTCCTCACTGGTCATAATAAAATTGATGCTTATTTTAATTTCCTTAACCATAGACAgtcctctttctttttattttcagtaTGTTAACTTTGATTTCTGTATCAGTGATTTGCTTTGCTTGAATTGTCCATTTTGATTTTAGCACTATGAAATTATTACCATAGGCAAATAGAGTAAGGGTGTGCCTCATTCAAGATGAATGGCTGTATGAGTATGGCTTCGAATTTGGATACAAATTTATCCCAATTAATCATCTCAGTCATTAGAATAGAGCACATATTTCGAAGTGGCTAAGGTTATCCATTAGAATGTATGGAAGTTTTGAGAAGTCATTGGACGAGCTGAGATCCTTATTGAACCCCATATTCTTTTAGGAAAATATAGTCATTTTTCTCATGTTGTACTAGCTGAACTGTAttgttcttttatatatgtGCTGCTATAATTTTACCGGGTTGTTAGACATTATCTTAACTCACACGACTTGTACCTCTTTGATTATGTTCATCATTGCTAGACATTTTTTTGTTGTAGTGACTCCAACCTCTTCAGTTCAGTGCTTAGAAATGTgtgttttccatttcttttaggCAAATGCATGACCAAGTTGTATTCAAGAgtgaaaaatgaagaaacatGTTGCTATTGTATCATCTGATGTTGTCACTGTAAACATCTTATCTTGCTGGTTACTTTCAAAGTAATTAGTTATtttgagaatgaaaaatattatgtgGTTCTGGCTATAAATCCTTATGCTGTGATTGTGTTCATTTATGCTATGTTTGgaaacataaatttgaaaatttggattTGGAATTCATTTGTAACCTCAGAGTACTCTTCTGTTTTAATTGCTGTAATGTGGGTTTTAAGATCCATTGCAATTACATGTCAAGCTTTTCACTTTGCCAGAACCCCAAAGGCATTATTGTTTGAGATTTTGAGGAATTATTTGATATGTACTTGAAATATTTTGCTAACAgactaaaagttaaaaatgaattatttgctAACATTTTGCAAAAGGCTCACACGGACCTCGACAAAATGGGTCTACTGCAGTTTCACAAGACATTAACAGTCTGAAACATATTGCATTGATGGAGGCCAAGATGAAAAAACTCTCTGATTTACTGAGTAAGGTTAGTTGGTTGCTTACTTTGCCCTTAACTGTCtttgataaaaatgtgaaaCATGAGCGAAAGTCTTTGCAAAAGTATGTCGCTGCTGTTTGTAGTCCAGATATGGTAACTATAGTGGATGGTTTTAACTACTATTTCTGTGATCTTTTACAGACAATtgaacaaacaaaagaaaatgtggTAAAGAAGCTAGCATTGACGTATGAGGAAATGGAACAAGAATGTAAGGAGGTAAGTTAATCTCTTGGCATACTAATTCAAGTGTATCTAATactagaacaaaaaaaaatgttggtTCCAATTTACATATCATGAAGATGGtagttatataat
The window above is part of the Gossypium raimondii isolate GPD5lz chromosome 9, ASM2569854v1, whole genome shotgun sequence genome. Proteins encoded here:
- the LOC105798175 gene encoding uncharacterized RING finger protein P32A8.03c, which translates into the protein MAEAPTQTQQPRPVVYVVFQIGGVGAVGDNKPGPAPASKASIEAMPRIKVEESGKDCCICLEEFEVEEEAREMPCKHVFHSGCIEKWLLIHGLCPVCRFMMPPETAEIEGGEGDGGRRRMEGGEINGLEFLQSVFAFASLASMMGMMGSGRASRQPNSGRVDDDTPSHQNTDCN
- the LOC105798176 gene encoding uncharacterized protein LOC105798176 isoform X2 is translated as MKTLATISQVGLLHRRRQMCLRPLTTVLSPAIAPSPMVNVILMAFSQDINSLKHIALMEAKMKKLSDLLSKTIEQTKENVVKKLALTYEEMEQECKEIMDGFAEGKDLVVSVMSAMGEWQICALKDIGPK
- the LOC105798176 gene encoding uncharacterized protein LOC105798176 isoform X1, which translates into the protein MKTLATISQVGLLHRRRQMCLRPLTTVLSPAIAPSPMVNVILMACSHGPRQNGSTAVSQDINSLKHIALMEAKMKKLSDLLSKTIEQTKENVVKKLALTYEEMEQECKEIMDGFAEGKDLVVSVMSAMGEWQICALKDIGPK